One Conger conger chromosome 18, fConCon1.1, whole genome shotgun sequence DNA window includes the following coding sequences:
- the znf503 gene encoding zinc finger protein 503: MITSPTVSALRNSKTNPSWESSGSRNNSTANINKPFLHSVPPSDPLRQANRLPIKVLKMLTARTGHILHPEYLQPLPSTPISPIELDAKKSPLALLAQTCSQIGKPDPPPASKLSSVTSNGSNDKDSKSGPLKLSDIGVEDKSSFKPYSKSSEKKDSSSGASSGEKSGFRVPSATCQPFTPRTGSPNSSTSASPLPSEGKLGEREDKKEAETNKNSIADVSGTTSISHSRISVSCAGINVDVNQQETTGSKPVTSDSTSVSSSASVLGSGLVAPVSPYKPGQTVFPLPPAGMTYPGTLAGAYAGYPQHFLPHGGSLVNAQLASSLGCSKAGSSPLAGASPPSIMSASLCRDPYCLSYHCASHLAGAAGATCTHDSAAAAAASAIKSGYPLMYPTHPLHGVHSSPPSFTGHPLYPYGFMLPNDPLPHICNWVSANGPCDKRFSSSEELLNHLRTHTAFSGTEKLLSGYPGSSSLASAAAAAMACHMHMPPTGPPGSPGTLALRSPHHALGLSSRYHPYSKSPLPTPGGPVPVPAATGPYYSPYALYGQRLTTASALGYQ; this comes from the exons ATGATCACATCGCCCACGGTCTCTGCTCTACGAAATAGTAAAACAAATCCATCTTGGGAAAGCAGCGGTTCTCGGAATAACAGCACCGCGAACATAAATAAACCTTTTCTACACTCCGTTCCTCCCTCGGACCCACTACGGCAAGCTAACCGTCTTCCCATCAAGGTTTTGAAAATGCTTACGGCTCGGACGGGACACATTTTGCACCCAGAATACTTGCAGCCTTTGCCATCTACACCGATTAGTCCAATTGAG ttggATGCCAAGAAAAGTCCTTTGGCTCTCTTGGCACAAACATGCTCTCAAATCGGCAAGCCTGATCCGCCACCCGCTTCTAAGTTGTCCAGTGTAACCTCAAATGGATCTAATGACAAAGATTCTAAAAGCGGTCCATTAAAACTAAGTGACATCGGAGTTGAAGACAAATCCAGCTTTAAACCTTATTCAAAATCGTCAGAGAAGAAGGATTCATCCTCGGGGGCGTCTAGTGGAGAGAAATCTGGTTTCCGTGTGCCTAGCGCCACCTGCCAACCGTTTACTCCAAGGACAGGTAGCCCCAATTCCAGTACTTCGGCATCTCCATTGCCATCGGAGGGCAAATTGGGGGAACGCGAGGATAAGAAAGAGGCAGAAACTAATAAAAACAGTATTGCGGACGTGTCTGGAACCACTAGTATCAGTCACAGCAGGATAAGCGTTAGTTGCGCTGGAATTAACGTGGATGTCAACCAACAAGAGACAACTGGATCAAAGCCTGTAACGTCAGACTCTACATCTGTGTCTTCGTCAGCGTCGGTTCTGGGGTCAGGGCTTGTGGCCCCCGTTTCCCCGTACAAACCTGGTCAAACGGTGTTTCCTCTTCCACCTGCTGGTATGACGTACCCTGGCACCTTGGCAGGCGCTTATGCTGGTTATCCTCAACATTTTCTGCCTCACGGAGGTAGCCTGGTTAATGCACAACTTGCTAGTTCACTGGGTTGCAGTAAAGCAGGATCAAGCCCTTTAGCTGGAGCCTCACCGCCATCGATAATGTCTGCAAGTCTTTGCAGAGACCCATACTGCCTGAGTTATCATTGTGCGAGCCACTTGGCTGGAGCTGCCGGTGCCACCTGTACACACGACTCGGCGGCGGCCGCGGCTGCCTCTGCTATCAAGTCCGGATATCCACTAATGTACCCAACGCACCCTTTACACGGAGTGCACTCCTCGCCGCCATCTTTTACGGGACACCCTTTGTACCCTTACGGCTTCATGCTGCCCAACGACCCCTTACCACACATATGCAATTGGGTGTCTGCGAATGGACCTTGCGACAAGCGCTTTTCCTCTTCCGAAGAACTTCTCAACCACCTGCGGACCCACACCGCTTTCTCTGGAACAGAGAAATTGTTATCAGGTTACCCGGGCTCTTCGTCCTTAGCCAGCGCCGCAGCTGCAGCAATGGCGTGCCACATGCACATGCCACCGACAGGACCCCCCGGGAGCCCCGGGACATTGGCGCTTCGGAGCCCCCACCACGCTTTAGGACTAAGCAGCCGCTACCATCCATATTCAAAGAGCCCTTTGCCAACTCCTGGTGGCCCAGTTCCCGTGCCTGCAGCTACTGGGCCGTATTACTCCCCGTACGCACTGTACGGGCAAAGACTTACCACAGCCTCAGCGCTTGGATACCAGTAA